The window CCTGCCGAGCCATTATTTATTAATAATATAATGAAGTGTTATGAAGTGTTATTATGGATTCCGAATTATTAGAACCTTTGTTCTTGATTGATTCCATTTATACCTTGATTTTAGTTATAATTTCCAGCTTAATTTATTCAAAACTTAATACTTATTATGGGCTAACAGCTTATGAGGGTTTGAAATACTTTAAAAATTCATTTATAACCCTTATATTTTCGTTCCTGATAATCTATGTCTTGAAAGCAATTGAACTTTTAGAAAAAATGGATTCACTCTTTAAGGTCTACACCTCTATCAACGGAGAGTTATTATTACTGAGTTTACTCACAATTTCCATTTTACTGTTTCTCTACTACTATTATATGACTTTCTTTTATAATGATATCAAAGAACTAAACAGGACACTTTATCTTATATTGACGAATGAAAAAGTAGTCATCCTGTGTATAATTGTATCCGGAATCGTATTTACTCCTAAAATCGATCTTGTAATTTTATTACTCCCCTGCCTCTCTTTTTATCTGGTCTACAGAAAAATGAAAAAAAGTCAGAAACGCTTGAATTATTTCATCATATATAACCTGCTAATTCTGTCTTATACAATAAACCTGATCCAGTTAATTCTCTTTGAAATCAGAAACTCTTTTTTTGTGGATATTCTAATATATATCTTCCAAATGTTTATCTACGTAAAAATCTGGAATGAGGTTAAGAGTTGATGAAAAAAAGAGAAAGACTGGAGATAATATATGATATACTGGTTCTGATAAACAAAAATCACAACCAGATGAAACCTACTCCCCTCCTCAGGAAATCCAATCTTTCTTCAAGCCAATTTGAGAAGTATATTCTGGAGCTTATTGAAAAAGATTTCATAGAGATCTGTGCCGTTGATTCAAAAAAATATTATAGCCTTACTAAGAAAGGTTTTGAGTACATCAATAAATACAGAATAATCTTAAAAATTATAGAAGACTTTGATCTCTAACTTTTAAACGCAGTCAAAGAATGGCTTAATATACACAATCTCATTGATGAATAAGCCATCAAACCATATCAGATTTACCTTAAAAGACGTCATCTTCTTTTGTCTGTCAATCCAGAGCTAATTTTCAGATAAAAATCATCTCAAATCAAAGTTGCGCTGGCGCACCCCACCGCAAGCAACGGGGTATGTTCGCGCCACCGCTACAAATTCCGTTAAAGAAAACAATAACCTTAAACACTTTAGTTTGAGTAGAAGTTAACAACCAGAAAATGGAATTGATAAATCATATTATCATTAACGGTTACCGGGAAAGTTTTCCATCCCCGCAGCAAGCTAGCGGGGTATTCGACTGATAATAAAAGAAATCAGAGATAAAAAGAAATGTTTATCTAACTGACAGCCATCCATGCCCAGTACTGTTCAGGGAGATAAATTGAAAAATTCTCCTGAAAAGCTCAAGCACAGGAAACTGGTCTATTAGAGCGAGATCCCAAAAAACCGGGAAAATTAAGTTTTTCAGGATATTTCCTCATTCTTCATGGATACTGGATTTTTCCCTCCTTCTTCCAATAACACCTTCAGATTTTCCCCTTCCTCTTTCATATGCTGTCTGATATAGCCTCAGCCTTCTTCCCGGCAACCTTTAAAAGTGACCCGCCAAACCGAAAAGAAAGCGTAGCATTAAAAACACTCCCACAGTCGGAAGGTTTTATGGAAAACAATCCTGTGTAGAATCAAGAAGACAGTGACCCCAAAAAAGGATTATTGATTCGCACCGCCTTTTTGATTGACGCACTTACCTTTTTCTGCTTTATTGAGTAAAAAATAGAAAAATGTTATATGGTTTGGGAGTGATTTTACAGGTTGTTGGTGTGTAAAAAATGAAATCTTTTGCATTAGTCCGGGCAGACGACCCGGTAAAAGTAAGAATCGCATTACACGACCTGGAAACATACGGAAACATTCAGTTTTCAACGAATCCCAGATGCATCGAAAACGATTATGCCGACGCGCTTCTTGTTAGCGTAATGGGAGTGTCTCTCAGGTCAAAATGTAACTCTGCTGCACTTGTGGAACTGAAAACTAATGCGGGGGCGGCGATTAGCAGGTTGAAGAAAATTCACCCTCCGGCACATGTAGTCATCATCAGTCCGAAACACCAGATATTTGAAAAAATTACAGGCGAGTTCCAGAAGTATCCTGAATTTGACCGGTTATTCAGTCGGGAAGACCTGAACAAAGCTCAAGGAAAACTGGAAACAGGCAAAAATGAGGGATGAATAAATAACCTGGTTTGAATAACCTGGTTTGTAGAAGTCCTGGCAGTCCCTGATTAACATTATAGTCCATGATTTCTGTACTTTCTAAGCGATAGTACAGGCCCTTTCAGAATATCAAGAACAGCTTTAGCCGGGACTGCAAAAATAGCAATATCAATCCTGTCCTCAATCTCTCCGGGAGCCGAATAACATTTAAGCCCCTCAATCTCCCTGTAGCCAGGATTTACAGGATAGATCTTTCCTTTAAAACCCATTCCTGAGG is drawn from Methanosarcina lacustris Z-7289 and contains these coding sequences:
- a CDS encoding winged helix-turn-helix domain-containing protein translates to MKKRERLEIIYDILVLINKNHNQMKPTPLLRKSNLSSSQFEKYILELIEKDFIEICAVDSKKYYSLTKKGFEYINKYRIILKIIEDFDL
- a CDS encoding DUF356 domain-containing protein; its protein translation is MKSFALVRADDPVKVRIALHDLETYGNIQFSTNPRCIENDYADALLVSVMGVSLRSKCNSAALVELKTNAGAAISRLKKIHPPAHVVIISPKHQIFEKITGEFQKYPEFDRLFSREDLNKAQGKLETGKNEG
- a CDS encoding CoA-binding protein, encoding MGFKGKIYPVNPGYREIEGLKCYSAPGEIEDRIDIAIFAVPAKAVLDILKGPVLSLRKYRNHGL